DNA sequence from the Deinococcus budaensis genome:
TACTGGTCAAACATGTTCACGCCCAGGCAACTCTTAACAAACGGGCTGTTTGCACAAGCAATAGCCCAAAGCGAAGAGCCGAAGCGACTACTGAGCCTGCTTGGCAAAATCGCAGATCGCAATAGCCGCTTGGCACGCTGGGATCCAAGTCGTGACCTTGCAATTCAAACTTTCAGCAGTCAGAGCCTAGCTCCCCTGTACAACTTCGCCATTCGGGGATGGTCAACACTCCAAGACACCGCCGTTCCAACTTCGTCCCTCTTCAGTGCAAGCCTGGACGTGCACCTCAAGGATGCACGTTCTACCATGACGCCGCGCACGATCTGGATTACCGATCCCCCTTACGCCGATGCCATCGACTACGAGGAGATCTCTGAATTTTTCCTTTCGTGGTACGAGAAACGTATCCCGGCGCTTTTCCCGAACTGGTATGCGGATACCCGACGCGCTCTCGCCGTCAAGGGCAAAGGCATCTCCTTCAACGAGTCGATGATTGAAGTCTACTCGAACCTCGCCCACCTCATGCCCGACAACGGTGTGCAGATCGTCATGTTCACCCACCAGGACGCGGAGGTCTGGGCCGACCTCGCCATGACCATGTGGGCGTCGGGGCTGAAGGTGTCCGCTGCCTGGACCGTCGCCACCGAAACCACGGACGGCATCAATGGCGGCAGCAACTATGTCCAGGGCACTGTCCTCCTCGTCCTGCGGAAGCGCGGCGAAGTCGAAACCCTCTTTGAGGACGACATCCGGTCAAAGATGAGGCAAGAGGTCTCCAAGCAACTCAAGGACATGCAGCTTCTCGAGGGTGCAGGCCTGCGCTGGAGCGACGCCGACCTCCAGCTCGCGACCTACGCCGCCGCGCTGCGGGTCATCACTTCCCATGACATCGACGGCATCGACCCGCGCTCCGAACTGCTCAAGGTGCGGGCCAAGGGCGAAAAGTCGCCGGTCCACCTGCTGATCGACCAGGCCTCGCAGGTCGCCAGCCGCGAGCTAATCCCCCGGGGCGTCGAGCCCAGCATCTGGCGTGACCTCGGGCCGCACGAACGCTTCTACCTCAAGGGCCTCGAGACCGAGCAGCGGGGCGAGCACCGCAGCGGCGTCTACCAGGAACTCTCCAAGGGTTACGCCGCGAGCAACTGGCGCGACCTCCTCGGCGACGACCGGGCCAACAACGTCCGGCTGATGACTGCGACCGAGATGGGCAGCCGCTCGGTGAACACTGGCCCGCTCGCCGGAACCCTGCTGCGCCACCTGCTGATGGCGGTGCAGATCACGGCCCGGGAGGGCAGCCCGGAGAAGGGGATCGCGTGGTTGCAAAGTGACGCGCCCAACTTCGCCATGCAGCAGACCAAGGCCATCAAGCTCCTCGAACACCTCGGCAAGCAGGCGCTCCCGCACTGGAAGGCGGATGCCGAGGCGGCCCGCGTGCTGCGCGGGGCGCTGATGAACCTCGGCGTCTGATGACCCTGCGCCGATACAGCGCCCGCCTGGGCCGCATCGACCAGGACTTCCTCACCCCCCGGCTCACCGGGGCGGCCACCTACGACCGCATCTCGGGGTACTTCACGTCGTCGGTGCTGCACCTGCTCCAGGAGCCCTTCAGCACCGTGGGGCGCATCCGCATGGTGTGCAACTCCGACCTGAACCCGGCGGACGTGGCGGTCGCCAAGGTCGCCGAGGAGCAGCAGCGCCGCCGCTGGCACGCGAGCAAGCCTGAGCAGCACCTCATGCAGGCCCCGCCGGAGATGCGGGAGCGGCTGCGACTCCTGCACGCGGCGCTGGTCAGCGGGCAGGTCGAGATCCGGGTGCTTCCCGACAAGGCCTTCGGCTTCATGCACGGGAAGGCCGGAGTCATCACCAACGGGACGAAGACCGCCTTCATGGGCAGTGTCAACGACACCGCCAACGCCTGGAGCCGCAACTACGAGCTGCTGTGGGAAGACCCCACGCCTGACGGGGTAACTTGGGTACAGGCGGAGTTCGATGCCCTCTGGACCCACGACCTCGCGGTGCCGCTCGCCCAAGCCGTGATCGACGACCTCAAGCGTCTCGCCGGGCGGCACGAGCTGACGCTGGACGAATGGCGTGACCTCCTGAACCGCGACCTCGCGGGCGGGGGCCACGACCTGAAGGAGGTCACCGCCCCGCTGATCGAGGCCCCGCTCTACACCAGCGAGACCGGGCTGTGGCCGCACCAGAAGGCCTTCGTCCACCAGACGGTGCTGGCGCACTCCGGGCCTTTCCGGCGGGCGCGGCTGCTGCTGGCCGACCAGGTGGGCCTGGGCAAGACCCTCCAGCTCGCGGTGAGTGCCGAGATCATCGCCTTGCAGGGGGACGAGCCCGTGCTGATCGCGGTGCCCAAGACGCTGCTCGGGCAGTGGCAGGCCGAGATGTGGGATCTGCTGCGCGTGCCCAGCGTCCGGTGGGACAGTGGGGCCCGGGCCTGGGTGGATGAGCGGGGGCTCCTGACCCGGGGCTTCCGGAACTGCCCCCGCCGCATCGCGCTGGTGTCCTCGAGTTGGCTCTCCTACCTCGGAGAAGAGGCCCACGAGGTGTTCGAGCAGGACTACGGCCTGGTGATCCTCGACGAGGCGCACCGGGCGCGGATGACGGGCACCGGTAAGAAGCGCCGCCCGAACAACCTGTACCGGGCCATCCGCCGCCTCGCGGGCCGCAGCCGCAGCGTCTTACTCGCCACGGCGACCCCCGTGCAGCTCGAGCTGCTCGAGGCGCACGACCTCTTGCAGATCCTGGCCGAGGGGGCCCCCGAGGTGCTGGGGGGGCCGTACTCGCAGTGGAACATGCAGGTGCGTGAGGGGCTGGAACTTGTGGTGGGCCGCCAGACCCCGCCGAACAGCTTTATGGCGATCTGGCCCTGGTACCGCTCGCCGGTGGCGCAGAGCCGGGACGCGCACGGCCGCCTCGACCCCGACCTGCTGGACATCCGGCGCAGCCTGGGCCTGCGGGACGGCGAGTACCAGGCCGCGAGCCAGGCCTACGAGCGCCTCACGGGCTTCGAACTCGCGCAGATCACGGGCGACTTCCCCCGGTGGGTTCAGGAGCAGAACCCCTACATCCGGCGCATCGTCATGCGGACGCGCCAGAAGCTGGAGGAAGAGGGGCAGCTCGAGCGCATCGCGGTCGACCTCCACGGGGAGAAGGAGGCCGTGCCGGTGTCGGATGAGGTGGCGCGGGCCTACGAGATCGCCGAGGCGGTGTGTGACGAGCTGGGCCGGGAGGGGGGTCTCACGGGGTTTGCCCGCACCGCCCTGCTGCGACGCATCAGCTCCAGCCTCGAGGCCGGGTACATCAGCGTCAGCCGGATGCTGCGGGGGGAATCGGCCGTCGAGGTGTCCGAGGTGGAAGAGGACGAGGAAGGGGCCGCCGCCGAGCCCACCAGCGGGATGCGGGCGAAGCTCGAGGAGTTGCAGTGGGTGCTGGGGCGGGCCCGCACCCATGACCCCAAGATCAGGCTCGCCATCGAGCTGCTGGACGGGGCTCCGGCAGCCACCCGCGGCCAGCCGGACTGGCGGCGGGACGGGTGCATCCTCTTCTCGCAGTACCTCGATACCGCCGATGCGGTCGCCCGGGCGCTGAGCCGCCACTTCCCCGGCATCCCGGTAGGCCTGTACACCAACGAGGTGCAGAGCGGGGTCTACCAGGACGGCGTGTTCCAGAGCTGCGAGCGTCAGACCCTCAAGGAGCAGGTCCGGGACGGCGCCCTGACGCTGCTGGTGGGGACGGACGCGGCCTCCGAGGGGCTGAACCTGCAACGGCTGTCCAACCTCATCAACATCGACCTGCCGTGGAACCCGACACGGCTCGAGCAGCGCAAGGGGCGCATCCAGCGCATCGGGCAGAAGCACGCGACGGTGCGCATCTACAACATGCGGTACCGGGGTTCGATTGAAGACCGGGTGCATCAGCGGCTCTCCGAGCGCTTCGGGGACATCACCGCGCTCTTTGGGCTGATCCCGCAGGTGCTCGAAGACCACTGGGTGGAACTCGCCAAGGCCAACGAACAGCGGGTGAAGGTGCTGCTGGACTACGTGGGGGAAGCGGAGAAGACGACCCTGCTCCATCCCTTCGAGCGCGTGAACCAGCAGGTGCCTGACCTGAGTCACTGGGACGAGTGCACGGCGGTGCTGAAGAGTGCCGAGGCGGGGGCGCACCTGCGGCAGGGGTGGGGGACGTTGGGGGGTCAGAACCGCTCAGAGAGCTGAACGAAGAGGGCAACCGGGTTGCCCTCTTCCAAGCGGTCCGGGGACGCAAAGCCCGGGAAACGGCTCTACCGCTGCGTGCTCTGCCGTACCCGCCGCAGGGTCACGCTCGGTTCTTCGTAAAACGGATCTACCGGGCGGCCCTCCTCGAACGTCAGCACGCCCAGATTGACCAGCACCTGCCCGAGGCGCAGGTCTGGGTACGCCTCCACCTCCTGGAGCAGGAGTGTCAGCAGGGCGCGGTTCGCGTCAAGGCGGCTCATCTGCTGCATGCCCAAATCTAGCGGGGTGGTGGATAACACGTGCCCTGGGAGCAGCGGACGTACTGTGAGGGGACGGCACCTGAAGCCGCGCTCACTGCCAACGTGAGTGCCATGGCAAAGGGAGATGCCTGCATAGGTGAGTGCCGTGGCAAAGCGCCACGGATAATCCCTGGTGCCTTGGCAAAGTCGAGCAGTGCCTTATGAAAGTGAAAACAGCGGTCGAAACCGCTGTCTTCGAGTGCCATGATCATTTGAACCAGACAGGTTGACTCCACGCCCGCTTCCCGCTGCCGTGCCCGCCGGGCGCCTACAGCTCGACGTGCGCGGGCGCGCCGCGCTCGCCCTTCTGGCGGGTGGGCAGCGCGAGGTTGGGCATCATCAGGGTGGCGAGCAGGGCCAGCAGGGCCACGCCGATGCTCCAGCGGTAGATGTTGGCAATCGCGCCCGCGAAGGACTCCTTCACGACCCGCGCGGTCTTTTGCCCGGCGATCTCGAAGGCGCGGAACTGCCCCGCCAGGGTCTGGGCCACGCCCGCGCGGCCTTCCGGCGTGGCGAGGGCCTGCGCGGGGATGCGGCCCAGACCCTCGCGCAGCCCGGCGGGGAGGGCCGGGTTCTGAGCGATCTGGCCCAGCGCAGCGCTGTTGCCACTCGCCACGGCCGCCTCGATCTCGCGGCGAGCCTGGGCGAACTGCGCCGCCGGGTCCCCGCCGCCCGCCGGGGCGCCCTCCCCGAAACCGCCGCCCGTGTTGGCCGCCGCCGCGCGCTCGCTCTGGGTCAGGATCGCCTGCACGGCGGGGGGCTGGTCCACCTTGGCCCGCTCGAAGTTGGCCGTGAACTGGCTGGCGAGTCCGGCGGTCAGCAGCGCGCCGAAAATCGCGGTGCCGATGGTGCTGCCCATCTGCTGGAAAAACTGCCCGGCGCTCGTCGCCACGCCGATCTCCCAGGGCTTGACCGAGAGTTGCAGGGCGGTGGTGTACAGCGGCAGCGCGGGGCCGAGGCCCAGGCCCAGCAGCACCATCCGCAGCACCACGCCGCCGTAGGCGGTATCGGCGTTCAGCGTGCTCAGCGCGAAAAAGCCCAGCGCAGCGGTCATCAGGCCGATCAGCATCAGGACCTTGTAGCGGCCGATGCGGCTGGCGATCTGCCCGGACCCCACCGACCCGATGATCAGGCCCACGGTCAGCGGAATGGTGGCGGTGCCGGCGGCGGTCGCGCTGACCCCCTGCACGTTGACGAGATACAGGCTCAGGAAGAGGATCGCCCCCAGGAACCCCGCGCCGATCAGAAAGCGCGCGACCGCGCCCCAGGCGAAGGTCGGGTTGCTGAACAGGGTCAGCGGCAGGATCGGGCTGGGATGACGGCCCTCGACCCACAGGAAGGCGACCAGCGCGGCGGCGCTGAGGCCGAACAGGCCCAGCAGGGTGGGGCTGGTCCAGGCGTAGGTCTGGTTGGCGCCCCAGGTCAGCGCCAGCAGCAGCGGCACGGTGAACACCAGAATCAGGAAAGCGCCCAGCCAGTCCACCCGCGCCTGGAGGCCGCTGGCGAGCCGGGGCATCTTGGCCGAGATAAAGGCCAGCGCGATCAGCCCCAGCGGCAGGTTGACGTAAAAGACCCAGCGCCAGGAGATCTGATCGGTCAGGAAGCCGCCCAGCAGCGGCCCCGCCACGCTGCTGATGCCGAAGACCGCCCCGAACAGGCCCTGGTAGCGCGGGCGGTCAATCGGCTCGAACAGGTCCGCGATGATGGCAAAGGCCACCGACCCCAGCGCCGCCGCGCCGACGCCTTGCAGACCCCGGAACACCACAAGCTGCATCATGCCGCCGCCGAACAGGTTGCCGAAAAACGGCTCACCCGCGAGGCCGCACAGCGCCGAACCGATCAAAAAGACCACGATCCCGAACATCAGAACCGGCTTGCGGCCGTACAGGTCCGAGAGCTTGCCGTAGATGGGCACCAGCGCCGTGTTGGTGAGCAGGTAGGCGGTGGTGACCCAGGTGTAGAGGTTCAGGCCGTCGAGTTCCTCGGCGATGCGCGGCATGGCGGTCGCCACGATGGTCTGGTCGAGCGCGCTGAGAAAGAGGCCCAGCAGCACCCCGAAGAGGATCACGCGCTTGGTGCGCAAGTCGAGCGTCTGGGCGTAGTTGATGCGGCCGGGCGGCGCACTGGGGGGAGTGGTCATGGGGTCTCCTGGGAATCGGGGAAGGGAGAGGGCGGGCTGGGCACGAGTTCGGCCAGCAGCGCCTGAACCGACGCCGTGGC
Encoded proteins:
- a CDS encoding anti-phage-associated DUF1156 domain-containing protein, with translation MTQTQQPRVQTPLAEKSSLIEHAFPVAKLSAESYKERKAGSGQRLTGIGKWWGRKPLVLVRASILGALLPATDDPQKDNEVFERLMGMDEDGLFERRPRKTLVRAQFAALSPEEQLKQAVLAEAYEGPSDAESWKMINDHLGTNASSLQEIVEQLGVMRFGEKPRVGDVFSGGGSIPFEAARLGCDTYASDLNPVAALLTWSNQALLCATPEDRARIDAAQKWVYEEVDRQITEWGIEHDEQGRRADAYLWCNEVLDPETGYRVPLTATWVVSVKDRVVAELVPDDANKRYDIRIVTGASDAQMTKAKQGTVVNQHLVPPPTKDNPQPHATQMSRLRDRHNSGQGLRSWESKDLIPRTEDFYQERLYCVRWTNEKGKRSYESAVTADLSREAKALSLLEERWTTWQESGFVPSRPIEAGPRASRVFAAREWRYWSNMFTPRQLLTNGLFAQAIAQSEEPKRLLSLLGKIADRNSRLARWDPSRDLAIQTFSSQSLAPLYNFAIRGWSTLQDTAVPTSSLFSASLDVHLKDARSTMTPRTIWITDPPYADAIDYEEISEFFLSWYEKRIPALFPNWYADTRRALAVKGKGISFNESMIEVYSNLAHLMPDNGVQIVMFTHQDAEVWADLAMTMWASGLKVSAAWTVATETTDGINGGSNYVQGTVLLVLRKRGEVETLFEDDIRSKMRQEVSKQLKDMQLLEGAGLRWSDADLQLATYAAALRVITSHDIDGIDPRSELLKVRAKGEKSPVHLLIDQASQVASRELIPRGVEPSIWRDLGPHERFYLKGLETEQRGEHRSGVYQELSKGYAASNWRDLLGDDRANNVRLMTATEMGSRSVNTGPLAGTLLRHLLMAVQITAREGSPEKGIAWLQSDAPNFAMQQTKAIKLLEHLGKQALPHWKADAEAARVLRGALMNLGV
- a CDS encoding helicase-related protein; translation: MTLRRYSARLGRIDQDFLTPRLTGAATYDRISGYFTSSVLHLLQEPFSTVGRIRMVCNSDLNPADVAVAKVAEEQQRRRWHASKPEQHLMQAPPEMRERLRLLHAALVSGQVEIRVLPDKAFGFMHGKAGVITNGTKTAFMGSVNDTANAWSRNYELLWEDPTPDGVTWVQAEFDALWTHDLAVPLAQAVIDDLKRLAGRHELTLDEWRDLLNRDLAGGGHDLKEVTAPLIEAPLYTSETGLWPHQKAFVHQTVLAHSGPFRRARLLLADQVGLGKTLQLAVSAEIIALQGDEPVLIAVPKTLLGQWQAEMWDLLRVPSVRWDSGARAWVDERGLLTRGFRNCPRRIALVSSSWLSYLGEEAHEVFEQDYGLVILDEAHRARMTGTGKKRRPNNLYRAIRRLAGRSRSVLLATATPVQLELLEAHDLLQILAEGAPEVLGGPYSQWNMQVREGLELVVGRQTPPNSFMAIWPWYRSPVAQSRDAHGRLDPDLLDIRRSLGLRDGEYQAASQAYERLTGFELAQITGDFPRWVQEQNPYIRRIVMRTRQKLEEEGQLERIAVDLHGEKEAVPVSDEVARAYEIAEAVCDELGREGGLTGFARTALLRRISSSLEAGYISVSRMLRGESAVEVSEVEEDEEGAAAEPTSGMRAKLEELQWVLGRARTHDPKIRLAIELLDGAPAATRGQPDWRRDGCILFSQYLDTADAVARALSRHFPGIPVGLYTNEVQSGVYQDGVFQSCERQTLKEQVRDGALTLLVGTDAASEGLNLQRLSNLINIDLPWNPTRLEQRKGRIQRIGQKHATVRIYNMRYRGSIEDRVHQRLSERFGDITALFGLIPQVLEDHWVELAKANEQRVKVLLDYVGEAEKTTLLHPFERVNQQVPDLSHWDECTAVLKSAEAGAHLRQGWGTLGGQNRSES
- a CDS encoding MDR family MFS transporter, which translates into the protein MTTPPSAPPGRINYAQTLDLRTKRVILFGVLLGLFLSALDQTIVATAMPRIAEELDGLNLYTWVTTAYLLTNTALVPIYGKLSDLYGRKPVLMFGIVVFLIGSALCGLAGEPFFGNLFGGGMMQLVVFRGLQGVGAAALGSVAFAIIADLFEPIDRPRYQGLFGAVFGISSVAGPLLGGFLTDQISWRWVFYVNLPLGLIALAFISAKMPRLASGLQARVDWLGAFLILVFTVPLLLALTWGANQTYAWTSPTLLGLFGLSAAALVAFLWVEGRHPSPILPLTLFSNPTFAWGAVARFLIGAGFLGAILFLSLYLVNVQGVSATAAGTATIPLTVGLIIGSVGSGQIASRIGRYKVLMLIGLMTAALGFFALSTLNADTAYGGVVLRMVLLGLGLGPALPLYTTALQLSVKPWEIGVATSAGQFFQQMGSTIGTAIFGALLTAGLASQFTANFERAKVDQPPAVQAILTQSERAAAANTGGGFGEGAPAGGGDPAAQFAQARREIEAAVASGNSAALGQIAQNPALPAGLREGLGRIPAQALATPEGRAGVAQTLAGQFRAFEIAGQKTARVVKESFAGAIANIYRWSIGVALLALLATLMMPNLALPTRQKGERGAPAHVEL